The following are encoded in a window of Thalassotalea insulae genomic DNA:
- the mshL gene encoding pilus (MSHA type) biogenesis protein MshL translates to MLLISCQSVPPEPTEIKNELDQAIEQSQRATEKKPLTSVPTAIQQELMQQNFSEARQGLLAEKRLEIAASQVDAPAFFAALVEDSAYSVAVHPDVAGTITLNLKDVTLLEALDVIEKLYGYDIQHSGKVIKIFPAGIRTETIPLNYLFIKRFGSSSTSINSGGVSENDPNNNGNNNRTNNNNNRSSNNRNSNNQNNQNNNASGINIYTENESDFWQELKQTLMSLVGTNEGRSVIVSPQAGLITVRALPSEIAAVKKFINDTQEHLRRQVIIEAKIMEVTLNDDYQQGVKWDQVLGHAESTDLTFSTSGNIAGNVISSAIGGTTALSFVNADFSGVIELLQTQGNVQVLSSPRITATNNQKAVIKVGEDEYFVTEVSSTTTTGTATTTTPEVQLTPFFSGIALDVTPQIDENGEVILHIHPSVTLTDEQVKTIRLGSDDFSLPLAQSSVRESDTIIRANSGEIVVIGGLIETRKVDSESKTPLLGDIPLVGELFKSKSQTTQKKELVIMLKPLVIGQDTWKDQLKDARKLLQQWFPEEGQLD, encoded by the coding sequence ATGCTGTTAATCAGTTGCCAATCTGTACCGCCGGAACCTACGGAGATAAAAAATGAGCTCGATCAGGCAATTGAACAGTCACAGCGTGCTACGGAGAAAAAACCCTTAACTAGTGTGCCGACAGCGATACAACAAGAGTTAATGCAGCAAAATTTTAGTGAAGCAAGACAAGGCTTATTAGCAGAAAAACGCCTGGAAATTGCTGCCAGTCAGGTGGATGCACCGGCGTTTTTTGCCGCTTTAGTGGAAGATTCAGCTTATAGTGTCGCCGTTCATCCTGATGTTGCCGGTACTATTACCCTTAATTTAAAAGATGTAACTTTATTAGAAGCGCTTGATGTCATTGAAAAGCTCTATGGTTATGATATTCAGCATAGCGGTAAAGTGATCAAGATTTTTCCGGCGGGTATTCGTACGGAAACCATTCCGTTAAATTACTTATTTATTAAGCGCTTTGGTAGTTCATCAACCAGTATTAATTCTGGCGGCGTCTCGGAAAATGATCCGAATAATAACGGTAATAATAATCGTACTAACAACAATAATAACCGTTCAAGCAATAATCGAAATAGCAACAACCAAAATAATCAAAACAACAATGCTAGTGGTATTAACATTTATACCGAAAATGAATCGGATTTCTGGCAGGAGTTAAAGCAAACACTCATGTCATTGGTGGGGACGAATGAAGGGCGTTCAGTGATAGTTTCACCTCAGGCGGGATTAATTACCGTACGGGCCTTACCGAGTGAAATCGCTGCGGTGAAGAAGTTTATTAACGATACTCAGGAGCATCTGCGTCGTCAGGTGATCATTGAAGCTAAGATCATGGAAGTGACACTTAATGATGATTATCAACAAGGGGTCAAATGGGATCAGGTCTTGGGTCATGCTGAAAGTACCGATTTGACTTTTTCAACTTCCGGTAATATTGCGGGTAATGTTATATCGTCTGCTATTGGCGGCACTACCGCACTAAGCTTTGTTAATGCCGATTTTTCTGGTGTTATTGAACTGCTACAAACTCAGGGCAATGTTCAGGTATTATCAAGCCCGCGTATTACTGCAACTAATAATCAAAAAGCGGTGATCAAAGTAGGGGAAGATGAATATTTTGTCACTGAAGTCTCCAGCACTACGACTACTGGCACTGCGACAACTACGACACCTGAAGTACAGTTAACACCGTTCTTTTCTGGGATCGCATTAGATGTCACCCCGCAAATTGATGAAAATGGTGAAGTGATTTTGCATATTCATCCTTCGGTAACATTAACCGATGAACAAGTGAAAACTATTCGTTTAGGCAGTGATGATTTTTCCTTACCGTTGGCGCAAAGTAGTGTTCGTGAATCCGATACGATTATTCGTGCTAACTCAGGGGAAATTGTCGTTATCGGTGGCTTGATTGAAACCCGTAAAGTAGACAGTGAATCAAAAACCCCGTTATTAGGGGATATTCCTCTGGTAGGGGAATTATTTAAGAGTAAGAGTCAGACCACGCAGAAAAAAGAACTAGTGATCATGTTAAAACCATTAGTGATCGGGCAGGATACCTGGAAAGATCAGTTAAAAGATGCGCGTAAACTATTACAACAGTGGTTTCCGGAAGAAGGACAGTTAGATTAG